The Camelina sativa cultivar DH55 unplaced genomic scaffold, Cs unpScaffold05296, whole genome shotgun sequence genome contains the following window.
ATGTAGCGAAGGATGGCTTGAGTCTTCGGTACCATCAGTGTTTGGAAACTATATCTAAGCTAGAGAGAGAAGTTTCTCATGCTCAAGACAATGCCAAAAGACTGAGTAGTGAAGTTCTGGCTGGAGCTGCAAAATTGAAGACTGTAGAGGACCAGTGTATTCTTTTGGAAAGCTCAAATGAAAATTTGAAGCTAGAAGCAGATGGTTTAACACACAAATTAGCAGCTAAGGATCAAGAGATTGTTCAGAAGCAAAACGAGCTTGAGAAGTTTCAGTCTTTAATCAAAGATGAGCATTCTCGATTT
Protein-coding sequences here:
- the LOC109131792 gene encoding protein NETWORKED 1A-like → AGLAQYNRCLEMISTLEKKVREAEENAQMFSDKAAKAEDDIKALRHELLKVNVAKDGLSLRYHQCLETISKLEREVSHAQDNAKRLSSEVLAGAAKLKTVEDQCILLESSNENLKLEADGLTHKLAAKDQEIVQKQNELEKFQSLIKDEHSRFLEIEASLKSLHSVYSQSQEEQKVLTSELQSRIGML